The following coding sequences lie in one Lolium perenne isolate Kyuss_39 chromosome 2, Kyuss_2.0, whole genome shotgun sequence genomic window:
- the LOC127332767 gene encoding uncharacterized protein: protein MNTMSAVVFLGVLMLSCSYMSSAARHLEEAVPKEEHPPHPIVPEVPKPELPPHPVVPELPKPELPHHVIPKPKEPEVPHHAVPEMPKVPEVPHPAVPELPKPELPPHPAMPELPKPELPHPVVPVVPKEHEVPHPVVPEAPKEHEEPHSAVPELPKPEIPHPTVPEVPKMPELPHPTMPEFPKHELPPFPKAELPPKPEFHLPEAEAKP from the coding sequence ATGAACACCATGTCAGCCGTTGTCTTCCTCGGGGTTTTGATGCTCTCATGCAGTTACATGAGCAGCGCGGCACGGCACCTAGAGGAGGCCGTGCCCAAGGAGGAGCACCCACCGCATCCCATTGTGCCGGAGGTGCCAAAACCTGAACTCCCACCACACCCTGTTGTGCCCGAGCTGCCGAAGCCTGAACTGCCTCACCATGTCATCCCAAAGCCAAAGGAGCCCGAAGTGCCGCACCATGCAGTACCAGAGATGCCAAAGGTGCCCGAAGTGCCGCACCCTGCTGTGCCGGAGCTACCGAAGCCCGagctgccgccacaccctgcaaTGCCCGAGCTGCCGAAACCTGAGCTACCTCATCCAGTTGTCCCTGTGGTGCCAAAGGAGCATGAAGTCCCACACCCTGTCGTACCAGAGGCGCCAAAGGAGCACGAAGAGCCCCATTCTGCTGTGCCCGAGCTGCCAAAGCCGGAAATTCCACATCCTACCGTGCCCGAGGTACCAAAGATGCCAGAACTGCCGCACCCCACCATGCCGGAGTTTCCAAAGCATGAACTGCCACCATTCCCCAAAGCCGAGCTTCCCCCGAAGCCTGAGTTCCACCTCCCAGAGGCAGAGGCCAAGCCATGA